Proteins found in one Streptomyces sp. NBC_00461 genomic segment:
- a CDS encoding NfeD family protein: MNDIDAWVWWLVGAAALGIPLVVTAMPEFGMLAVGAVAAAVIAGLGFGAVAQVLAFVAVSVALIAVVRPIAARHSAQRPQLATGVEALKGKQAVVLERVDGSGGRIKLAGEVWSARSLDTDSAYEVGQEVDVVEIEGATAIVI; the protein is encoded by the coding sequence GTGAACGACATCGACGCATGGGTGTGGTGGCTCGTAGGCGCGGCTGCGCTCGGAATCCCGCTCGTGGTGACGGCGATGCCGGAGTTCGGCATGCTCGCGGTGGGCGCCGTCGCCGCCGCCGTCATCGCCGGACTGGGCTTCGGAGCGGTGGCCCAGGTACTCGCCTTCGTCGCCGTCTCGGTCGCCCTCATCGCCGTCGTACGGCCCATCGCGGCCCGCCACAGTGCACAGCGCCCTCAACTCGCCACAGGAGTCGAGGCGTTGAAGGGCAAGCAGGCCGTCGTACTGGAGCGCGTCGACGGCTCCGGAGGACGGATCAAGCTGGCCGGCGAGGTCTGGTCGGCCCGCTCGCTCGACACCGACAGCGCGTACGAAGTGGGGCAGGAAGTGGATGTCGTGGAGATCGAAGGGGCCACCGCGATCGTCATCTGA
- a CDS encoding ABC transporter ATP-binding protein — MSDVLELQDVSVVREGRALVDQVSWSVKEGERWVILGPNGAGKTTLLNVASSYLYPSTGTAAILGETLGKPGTDVFELRPRIGMAGIAMADKLPKRQTVLQTVLTAAYGMTAGWHEDYEDIDEQRARAFLDRLGMTEYVDRKFGTLSEGERKRTLIARALMTDPELLLLDEPAAGLDLGGREDLVRRLGRLARDPIAPSMIMVTHHVEEIAPGFTHVLMIRQGKVLAAGPLELELTSRNLSLCFGLPLVVEQVGDRWTAQGLPLS; from the coding sequence ATGAGCGATGTTCTGGAGCTTCAGGACGTATCCGTGGTCCGTGAGGGCCGGGCTCTGGTGGACCAGGTCTCCTGGTCGGTCAAGGAGGGCGAGCGCTGGGTCATCCTCGGCCCGAACGGCGCCGGCAAGACCACCCTCCTGAACGTCGCGTCCAGCTACCTCTACCCCAGCACGGGCACGGCTGCCATCCTCGGCGAGACCCTCGGCAAGCCCGGCACCGACGTCTTCGAACTGCGCCCCCGCATCGGCATGGCCGGCATCGCCATGGCCGACAAGCTCCCCAAGCGCCAGACCGTCCTGCAGACCGTGCTGACCGCCGCGTACGGCATGACCGCCGGCTGGCACGAGGACTACGAGGACATCGACGAGCAGCGCGCCCGCGCCTTCCTCGACCGCCTCGGCATGACCGAGTACGTGGACCGCAAGTTCGGCACCCTCTCCGAGGGCGAGCGCAAGCGCACCCTCATCGCCCGCGCCCTGATGACCGACCCCGAGCTCCTCCTCCTCGACGAGCCCGCCGCGGGCCTCGACCTCGGCGGCCGAGAGGACCTCGTACGCCGCCTCGGCCGGCTCGCCCGCGACCCGATCGCCCCCTCGATGATCATGGTGACCCACCACGTCGAGGAGATCGCCCCCGGCTTCACCCACGTCCTGATGATCCGTCAGGGCAAGGTCCTCGCCGCAGGCCCGCTGGAGCTTGAGCTCACCTCCCGCAATCTCTCCCTCTGCTTCGGCCTCCCGCTCGTCGTCGAACAGGTGGGCGACCGCTGGACCGCTCAGGGCCTGCCGCTGTCCTGA
- the chpE gene encoding chaplin ChpE yields MKNLKKAAAVTMVAGGLLAAGAGMASATDAHADGTAVGSPGIVSGNLVQAPVHIPVNAVGNSVNVIGVLNPAFGNLGVNR; encoded by the coding sequence GTGAAGAACCTGAAGAAGGCCGCGGCAGTGACGATGGTGGCCGGCGGCCTGCTCGCCGCTGGTGCCGGCATGGCCTCCGCCACCGACGCGCACGCCGATGGCACGGCCGTGGGCTCCCCGGGCATCGTCTCGGGCAACCTGGTCCAGGCCCCGGTTCACATCCCGGTGAACGCGGTCGGCAACAGCGTGAACGTCATCGGCGTCCTGAACCCCGCCTTCGGCAACCTGGGCGTCAACCGCTGA
- a CDS encoding response regulator, with translation MADAIKVLLVDDHQVVRRGLRTFLEVQDDIEVVGEAADGAEGVARAEELKPDVVLMDVKMPGMDGVDALRKLRELANPARVLIVTSFTEQRTVVPALRAGAAGYVYKDVDPDALAGAIRSVHAGHILLQPEVAGALLSQEEANSGQGRGGSLTEREREVLGLIADGRSNREIARALVLSEKTVKTHVSNILMKLDLADRTQAALWAVRHGVTG, from the coding sequence GTGGCTGACGCAATCAAGGTGCTGCTCGTCGACGACCACCAGGTGGTCCGCCGCGGCCTGCGCACGTTCCTCGAAGTGCAGGACGACATCGAGGTCGTGGGCGAGGCGGCCGACGGCGCCGAAGGAGTGGCGCGTGCCGAGGAGTTGAAGCCCGACGTCGTCCTGATGGACGTCAAGATGCCCGGCATGGACGGCGTCGACGCGCTCCGCAAGCTCCGCGAGCTGGCGAACCCCGCACGCGTACTGATCGTGACCAGCTTCACCGAACAGCGCACGGTGGTCCCGGCCCTGCGCGCGGGCGCCGCCGGTTACGTCTACAAGGACGTCGACCCGGACGCGCTCGCCGGAGCCATCCGCTCGGTCCACGCCGGGCACATCCTGCTCCAACCCGAGGTGGCGGGCGCCCTGTTGTCCCAGGAGGAGGCCAACTCGGGCCAGGGGAGAGGCGGTTCGCTCACCGAGCGGGAGCGCGAGGTGCTCGGCCTGATAGCGGACGGCCGCTCGAACCGGGAGATCGCGCGGGCCCTCGTCCTGTCCGAGAAGACCGTGAAGACCCACGTCTCGAACATCCTGATGAAGCTCGACCTGGCGGACCGCACCCAGGCGGCGCTGTGGGCCGTACGCCACGGCGTGACCGGCTGA
- a CDS encoding GAF domain-containing sensor histidine kinase, whose amino-acid sequence MSQGPRSGLAAVSSALLAMSRHLEVRDVLKTIVASARELLDAQYAALGVPDDHGGFAQFVVDGMSDAQWKAIGPLPRQHGILAAMLQEAKIERLADVRKDPRFEGWPSAHPDMSDFLGLPIKDGDEVIGALFLANKSCPKPEGGCGFTEEDEDLLAILAQHAAIALTNARLYERSRELTIAEERSRLAHELHDAVSQKLFSLRLTAQAAAALVDRDPSRAKGELQQVAVLAAEAVDELRAAVVELRPAALDEDGLVATLRTQIHVLDRAHTARVTFDSCGVRALPAAQEEALLRVAQEALHNALRHSGAEHVDVALARRGTGAILRVTDDGSGFDPQSIRRAGRHLGLVSMRDRTSGVGGSLTVQSEPGKGTTIEMEVPGG is encoded by the coding sequence ATGAGTCAAGGCCCCCGGTCCGGCCTCGCGGCGGTGAGTTCCGCGCTGCTGGCCATGAGCAGGCATCTCGAGGTGCGTGACGTCCTCAAGACGATCGTCGCCTCGGCCCGCGAGCTGCTCGACGCGCAGTACGCGGCGCTCGGCGTCCCCGACGACCACGGCGGCTTCGCCCAGTTCGTGGTCGACGGCATGAGCGACGCCCAGTGGAAGGCCATCGGCCCGCTCCCGCGCCAGCACGGCATCCTCGCCGCCATGCTGCAGGAGGCGAAGATCGAGCGCCTCGCCGACGTGCGCAAGGACCCCCGCTTCGAGGGCTGGCCCTCCGCCCACCCCGACATGTCCGACTTCCTGGGCCTCCCCATCAAGGACGGCGACGAGGTCATCGGCGCGCTCTTCCTCGCCAACAAGTCCTGCCCGAAGCCGGAAGGCGGCTGCGGCTTCACCGAGGAGGACGAGGACCTGCTCGCCATCCTCGCCCAGCACGCCGCGATCGCCCTCACCAACGCCCGCCTGTACGAGCGCAGCCGCGAGCTGACGATCGCCGAGGAGCGCTCCCGCCTCGCGCACGAACTGCACGACGCGGTCAGCCAGAAGCTCTTCTCCCTGCGCCTGACCGCCCAGGCCGCCGCGGCCCTCGTCGACCGTGACCCGTCCCGCGCCAAGGGCGAGCTGCAACAGGTGGCCGTGCTCGCCGCCGAGGCGGTCGACGAACTGCGCGCCGCCGTCGTCGAGTTGCGCCCCGCTGCCCTCGACGAGGACGGCCTCGTCGCCACCCTGCGCACCCAGATCCACGTCCTCGACCGTGCCCACACCGCGCGCGTGACCTTCGACAGCTGCGGCGTGCGCGCACTGCCCGCCGCCCAGGAGGAAGCCCTCCTGCGCGTCGCCCAGGAGGCCCTGCACAACGCCCTGCGGCACTCCGGGGCGGAGCACGTGGACGTGGCCCTGGCCCGGCGCGGCACCGGAGCCATCCTGCGCGTGACGGACGACGGCAGCGGCTTCGACCCCCAGTCGATACGACGGGCCGGACGCCATCTGGGCCTGGTGTCCATGCGCGACCGCACGAGCGGGGTCGGCGGCAGTCTGACGGTGCAATCGGAGCCCGGCAAGGGCACCACGATCGAGATGGAGGTCCCCGGTGGCTGA
- a CDS encoding SDR family NAD(P)-dependent oxidoreductase yields MPVAIITGASKGLGRALAEALAARGWDLVLDARSEGALTEAAGAVSAYGTRVTAVPGDVTDAGHRAELVAAAWKLGGVDLLVSNASALGAEPLVRLEALALEGVRRALEVNVVAALGLVQEALPLLRTSGAGTVIAVSSDAAAEAYETWGGYGASKAALDQLAAVLGEEEPGLRVWAVDPGDMATDLYAAAVPDDDDPRPAPASVVPAFLRLLEERPASGRYAAPELLEGQR; encoded by the coding sequence ATGCCGGTAGCGATCATCACGGGGGCCTCGAAGGGGCTGGGGCGGGCGCTCGCCGAGGCGCTGGCCGCGCGCGGCTGGGATCTGGTGCTCGACGCCAGGAGCGAGGGCGCCCTCACCGAGGCGGCGGGGGCCGTGTCGGCGTACGGCACGCGTGTGACCGCCGTGCCCGGGGACGTCACGGACGCCGGTCACCGGGCCGAGCTGGTGGCGGCCGCGTGGAAGCTGGGGGGCGTGGATCTGCTGGTGAGCAACGCCAGTGCGCTGGGCGCCGAGCCGCTCGTACGGCTGGAGGCTCTGGCCCTCGAAGGGGTGCGGCGGGCGCTGGAGGTGAACGTGGTGGCCGCGCTGGGTCTGGTCCAGGAGGCGCTGCCGCTGCTGCGTACGTCCGGGGCCGGCACGGTGATCGCCGTCAGCTCGGACGCGGCGGCCGAGGCCTACGAGACGTGGGGCGGGTACGGGGCGTCCAAGGCCGCCCTGGACCAGCTCGCGGCGGTGCTGGGTGAGGAGGAGCCAGGGCTGCGGGTGTGGGCGGTCGATCCGGGGGACATGGCCACGGACCTGTACGCCGCGGCCGTACCGGACGACGACGATCCGCGGCCGGCGCCCGCCAGTGTGGTCCCGGCCTTCCTCCGGCTGCTGGAGGAGCGTCCGGCGAGCGGCCGCTATGCGGCTCCGGAGCTGCTGGAGGGGCAGCGATGA
- a CDS encoding S-adenosylmethionine:tRNA ribosyltransferase-isomerase codes for MTVAVKVPEELSARLPVEQRGSGLDRDAVRLLVSRGTEVSHRAFTELPRLLRAGDLLVVNTSPTLAAAVDGWVGHARVVVHLSTRGDDGRWAVELRDPDGKGTTHARAGGPAGKEVCLPGGVRLVLEGPLSAGGGRLWWARASGAEVLGMLREHGRPIRYSYTERDQPLSVYQTVFALPSADGAGSAEMPSAARPFTARLVTELVSRGVQFAPVTLHTGVASAEAHEPPYPERFSVPEASARLINAARAGDGRVVAVGTTAVRAVESAAGTDGVVRARAGWTDLVVTPERGVRVVDGLLTGLHEPEASHLLMLEAIAGRAAVDRSYEAALHGLYLWHEFGDIHLILPGESPHTEHCSSNCR; via the coding sequence ATGACGGTGGCGGTAAAGGTGCCGGAGGAGCTGTCGGCCCGCCTCCCGGTCGAGCAGCGTGGGTCCGGGCTCGACCGGGACGCCGTACGGCTGCTCGTGTCGCGTGGGACCGAGGTGTCGCACCGCGCGTTCACGGAGCTGCCAAGGCTGCTGCGGGCCGGGGACCTGCTCGTCGTGAACACCTCGCCCACGCTGGCGGCCGCCGTGGACGGGTGGGTCGGGCACGCGCGCGTGGTGGTGCACTTGTCCACGCGTGGGGACGACGGGCGGTGGGCGGTGGAGCTGCGGGATCCCGACGGGAAGGGCACCACACACGCGCGTGCGGGCGGGCCCGCGGGGAAGGAGGTGTGTCTCCCCGGCGGCGTGCGGCTCGTCCTGGAGGGGCCGCTGAGCGCGGGTGGCGGGCGTTTGTGGTGGGCGCGGGCTTCGGGGGCGGAGGTCCTCGGGATGCTGCGGGAGCACGGGCGGCCCATCCGCTACTCCTATACGGAGCGGGACCAGCCGCTGTCGGTGTACCAGACGGTGTTCGCGCTGCCGTCCGCCGACGGCGCGGGCAGTGCGGAGATGCCGAGTGCTGCCCGGCCCTTCACGGCGCGGCTGGTCACGGAGCTGGTGAGCCGGGGTGTGCAGTTCGCGCCCGTCACCCTGCACACCGGGGTCGCCTCGGCGGAGGCGCACGAGCCGCCGTATCCGGAGCGGTTCTCGGTGCCGGAGGCGTCGGCTCGGCTGATCAACGCCGCGAGGGCGGGAGACGGCAGGGTCGTCGCCGTGGGGACGACCGCCGTGCGGGCCGTGGAGTCGGCGGCCGGGACCGACGGGGTCGTACGCGCGCGTGCAGGGTGGACGGACCTCGTCGTCACCCCGGAGCGCGGGGTGCGGGTGGTGGACGGACTGCTGACCGGGCTGCACGAGCCGGAGGCCTCGCATCTGCTGATGCTGGAGGCGATCGCCGGCCGGGCCGCGGTCGACCGCAGCTACGAGGCGGCACTGCACGGGCTCTACCTGTGGCACGAGTTCGGGGACATCCACCTCATCCTCCCGGGGGAGTCTCCTCACACAGAGCATTGCTCCAGCAACTGCCGGTGA
- a CDS encoding transglycosylase SLT domain-containing protein codes for MPKNTDFRRLSRSLNRHHKIAIAGVATLGAAAIAFSAVPSNAETTTNEATVSTAKVVYGSGQVKDVKASVTDQLAGASLKAQAIEAKAAAKKKTAAEAAAKKKAAAEAAAKKKAAAKKAAAKRKAAAAHRAKEAASRSAKRAALKKAPRYYANNLDGWIKHSLDIMKSKGIPGSYNGLYRNIMRESSGNPKAINDWDINAINGIPSKGLLQVIPPTFNAYHVAGTSWNIYDPVANITAAANYAADKYGSMDNVNSAY; via the coding sequence ATGCCCAAGAACACCGATTTTCGCCGTCTCAGTCGCTCGCTGAACCGCCACCACAAGATCGCCATAGCCGGTGTCGCCACCCTCGGTGCCGCCGCCATCGCGTTCTCCGCGGTCCCCAGCAACGCCGAGACGACCACGAACGAGGCCACCGTTTCCACGGCCAAGGTGGTGTACGGCTCCGGCCAGGTGAAGGACGTCAAGGCCAGCGTCACCGACCAGCTCGCCGGTGCCAGCCTGAAGGCCCAGGCCATCGAGGCCAAGGCCGCCGCGAAGAAGAAGACCGCCGCCGAAGCCGCCGCGAAGAAGAAGGCGGCCGCCGAGGCCGCGGCCAAGAAGAAGGCCGCCGCCAAGAAGGCCGCCGCCAAGAGGAAGGCCGCCGCCGCGCACAGGGCGAAGGAGGCCGCGAGCCGGTCCGCCAAGCGCGCCGCGCTGAAGAAGGCGCCGAGGTACTACGCCAACAACCTCGACGGCTGGATCAAGCACAGCCTCGACATCATGAAGAGCAAGGGCATCCCGGGTTCCTACAACGGCCTCTACCGCAACATCATGCGGGAGTCCTCGGGCAACCCGAAGGCCATCAACGACTGGGACATCAACGCCATCAACGGCATCCCGTCGAAGGGGCTGCTGCAGGTCATCCCGCCGACCTTCAACGCCTACCACGTCGCCGGCACGTCCTGGAACATCTACGACCCGGTCGCCAACATCACCGCCGCCGCCAACTACGCGGCCGACAAGTACGGCTCGATGGACAACGTCAACAGCGCGTACTGA
- a CDS encoding ABC transporter ATP-binding protein/permease, whose protein sequence is MPELVLELNGRTWTLDPSRPYTLGRDPQGDIVLDDARVSWRHATISWGGRSWVIEDHGSTNGTFVQGQRIHQMEIGPGSAVHLGNATDGPLVSVGGAAAGVASPQAQPQQQPYAAQGASPGWAQQAPPQQQAPQAGWQQPQQAAAPIPQQQGPGGGAGAPPVYGDRSPTTFHQFSLGRVMRIGRALENELVVSDLQVSRHHAEFHATPDGRFEIRDLGSHNGTYVNGQPITKGGSQLLGPNDIVGVGHSTFRLVGDRLEEFVDTGEVSFSARHLTVTVDGGKQILKDVSFGVPEKSLIAVIGPSGSGKSTLLKALTGYRPANQGDVLYDNRNLYKQFAELRQRIGLVPQDDILHKELTVKKALKYAAKLRFPADTTTAEREARIGEVLRELKLDIHKEKKVTSLSGGQRKRVSVALELLTKPSLIFLDEPTSGLDPGMDRDVMQLLRGLADDGRTVLVVTHSVAELAICDKLLVMAPGGSVAYFGPPEEALNFFGYDTWADVFSAFENYRDYDWAGRWKGSQHYQMYAADIDAVAPQSVQMPPMQAMKPPKPQGWMSQFVTLVRRYTSVIASDKGFLALTVILPLVLGSVSLLIDSGKGLLPNPMINQATGQPVPNGTATTVLLILAVGACFAGAANSVRELIKERVIYERERATGLSRSAYLMSKVFVLGVVTVLQGLMVGVIGFASREIPKEGLVFGSATLIELSVPIMALGFSSMMFGLIISSLVKTAEKTMPLLVMFAIIQVVFTGCLFTLNGSIGANQISYLMPSRWAVAAAGATLDFNKISPPGKDKSNDPLWQHTVGAWGMDMAALIILGIICGFFVARFLRRHEPEVMRK, encoded by the coding sequence GTGCCGGAACTCGTACTGGAATTGAATGGACGCACCTGGACGCTCGATCCGTCCAGGCCGTACACCCTCGGACGCGATCCGCAGGGCGACATCGTGCTCGACGACGCCAGGGTGTCCTGGCGTCACGCCACGATCAGCTGGGGCGGCCGTAGTTGGGTCATCGAGGACCACGGCTCCACCAACGGCACGTTCGTGCAGGGGCAGCGGATCCATCAGATGGAAATCGGGCCCGGCTCGGCGGTGCACCTCGGCAACGCGACCGACGGCCCGCTCGTGAGCGTCGGCGGCGCGGCGGCCGGCGTGGCCTCACCGCAGGCTCAGCCTCAGCAGCAGCCGTACGCAGCCCAGGGCGCGAGCCCCGGCTGGGCGCAGCAGGCACCACCGCAGCAGCAGGCACCGCAGGCCGGCTGGCAGCAACCGCAACAGGCCGCAGCGCCGATCCCCCAGCAGCAGGGCCCCGGTGGTGGCGCGGGGGCGCCGCCGGTCTACGGCGACCGCAGCCCGACCACGTTCCACCAGTTCTCGCTGGGCCGTGTGATGCGCATCGGCCGTGCGCTGGAGAACGAGCTGGTCGTCTCCGACCTGCAGGTCTCCCGCCACCACGCCGAGTTCCACGCCACCCCCGACGGCCGCTTCGAGATCCGCGACCTTGGCTCGCACAACGGCACGTACGTCAACGGCCAGCCGATCACCAAGGGCGGCTCCCAGCTGCTCGGCCCGAACGACATCGTCGGCGTCGGCCACTCCACGTTCCGGCTGGTCGGCGACCGCCTTGAGGAGTTCGTCGACACCGGTGAGGTCTCCTTCTCGGCCCGCCACCTGACCGTCACGGTCGACGGCGGCAAGCAGATCCTCAAGGACGTCTCCTTCGGCGTCCCGGAGAAGTCGCTGATCGCGGTCATCGGCCCGTCCGGCTCCGGCAAGTCGACCCTGCTCAAGGCGCTCACCGGTTACCGGCCCGCCAACCAGGGCGACGTCCTCTACGACAACCGGAACCTGTACAAGCAGTTCGCCGAGCTGCGCCAGCGCATCGGTCTGGTCCCGCAGGACGACATCCTGCACAAGGAACTGACCGTCAAGAAGGCCCTCAAGTACGCGGCCAAGCTCCGCTTCCCGGCCGACACCACGACCGCCGAGCGCGAGGCCCGCATCGGCGAGGTGCTGCGCGAGCTGAAGCTGGACATCCACAAGGAGAAGAAGGTCACCTCCCTCTCCGGTGGCCAGCGCAAGCGCGTCTCGGTGGCCCTGGAACTGCTCACCAAGCCGTCGCTGATCTTCCTGGACGAGCCGACCTCCGGTCTCGACCCGGGCATGGACCGCGACGTCATGCAGCTGCTGCGCGGCCTCGCCGACGACGGCCGCACCGTCCTCGTCGTCACGCACTCGGTGGCCGAGCTGGCGATCTGCGACAAGCTCCTGGTGATGGCGCCGGGGGGCTCGGTCGCCTACTTCGGCCCGCCGGAGGAGGCACTGAACTTCTTCGGCTACGACACCTGGGCCGACGTCTTCTCCGCCTTCGAGAACTACCGCGACTACGACTGGGCGGGCCGCTGGAAGGGCTCGCAGCACTACCAGATGTACGCCGCGGACATCGACGCCGTTGCGCCGCAGTCCGTACAGATGCCGCCGATGCAGGCGATGAAGCCGCCCAAGCCGCAGGGCTGGATGTCCCAGTTCGTCACGCTGGTGCGCCGCTATACGTCGGTCATCGCCTCCGACAAGGGCTTCCTGGCCCTGACGGTGATCCTGCCGCTCGTCCTCGGCTCGGTGAGCCTGCTCATCGACTCGGGGAAGGGCCTGCTGCCCAACCCGATGATCAACCAGGCCACCGGACAGCCCGTCCCGAACGGCACGGCCACCACGGTCCTGCTCATCCTCGCGGTCGGTGCCTGCTTCGCCGGCGCCGCGAACTCCGTCCGTGAGCTGATCAAGGAACGGGTCATCTACGAGCGGGAGCGCGCCACCGGCCTGTCCCGCTCGGCCTACCTGATGTCCAAGGTCTTCGTGCTCGGCGTGGTCACCGTGCTGCAGGGCCTGATGGTCGGCGTCATCGGCTTCGCCAGCCGCGAGATCCCCAAGGAGGGTCTGGTCTTCGGCAGCGCCACACTGATCGAGCTCTCCGTGCCGATCATGGCGCTGGGCTTCAGCTCGATGATGTTCGGCCTGATCATCTCGTCGCTGGTGAAGACGGCCGAGAAGACCATGCCGCTGCTGGTCATGTTCGCGATCATCCAGGTCGTGTTCACCGGCTGCCTGTTCACCCTGAACGGCTCGATCGGCGCCAACCAGATCTCGTACCTGATGCCGTCCCGCTGGGCGGTCGCCGCGGCCGGCGCCACGCTCGACTTCAACAAGATCAGCCCGCCCGGCAAGGACAAGAGCAACGACCCTCTCTGGCAGCACACCGTCGGCGCCTGGGGCATGGACATGGCCGCCCTGATCATCCTCGGCATCATCTGCGGCTTCTTCGTGGCCCGCTTCCTGCGCCGCCACGAGCCGGAGGTCATGCGCAAGTAG
- a CDS encoding streptophobe family protein, with protein sequence MSASSRFGTAKSGTRGTQVPWGDVVLSAIASVSWALIGMAGTAALGLHLLEADASGSLGPMTAAVVALGAGGSVTPSGDVSAFGLKGAEAHTAVTITPLGVSLVGALLLSWFFLRSLRAAGVVIAPAELLARAGAVVTLFVATLGGLAWAGHDVITIDGGSLGLDKLPGGGGGGGGGGGVNIPGLGDIGDIGGLLPDNIGNLINAKAAVGFTVDTAPTLLGGLGWSAGILLIALLASRRTPLPRGWEAVHRVVRPAVSAIVAVMLVAVAAGCAAAVYAAIGDDHPKRIFGAALLGAPNGTWLGIPIGLFVPYDGNATGALTKVLPHPLDDLLTAKTDQSVTLGRLADLDGRVWLLAVAAAVLMLLAGVLTAVRTPVAVGGAPAGAGPAGVPGPGALGYAGRCAVRLGVVTALTLPLLAWLTEVSVDASLSVLGFDAFGAGIELQGHLGMALLLGALWGAGAGAVGALLAWASGAAGRRAAPLALSGATGAAPAGGADHPQYAHDAGAGAGMPAGEASTPGDASGPYTPTASYRAPNPATNPYLQLPDELREPEPEDVRPRSGERQGPGEPPGDAGNSGVYGAPTVARPFGGPLPRSPRRPPRPRPGNRSPSSPDEGPPPPPPPPPPPGRPKGRP encoded by the coding sequence ATGAGCGCGTCGTCGAGGTTCGGGACCGCGAAGAGCGGCACGCGCGGCACACAAGTGCCGTGGGGAGATGTTGTGCTGTCCGCGATCGCCTCCGTGAGCTGGGCGTTGATCGGGATGGCGGGCACGGCGGCGCTCGGTCTGCATCTGCTGGAGGCGGACGCGTCGGGTTCGCTCGGCCCGATGACCGCGGCGGTGGTGGCACTTGGGGCGGGCGGTTCGGTCACCCCGTCAGGCGATGTGTCCGCGTTCGGGCTGAAAGGTGCGGAAGCCCACACGGCCGTCACGATCACGCCATTGGGTGTCAGTCTCGTCGGCGCGCTGTTGCTGTCCTGGTTCTTCCTACGGTCCCTGCGCGCGGCCGGAGTTGTGATCGCGCCGGCCGAACTCCTGGCGCGCGCAGGCGCGGTGGTGACGTTGTTCGTGGCGACACTGGGCGGACTTGCCTGGGCGGGTCACGACGTCATCACGATCGACGGGGGCTCGCTGGGCCTGGACAAGCTGCCCGGTGGCGGAGGTGGAGGCGGTGGCGGGGGCGGCGTCAACATCCCGGGTCTGGGCGACATCGGTGACATCGGTGGGCTGCTGCCGGACAACATCGGCAACCTCATCAACGCGAAGGCCGCGGTCGGCTTCACCGTCGACACGGCGCCCACGCTGCTCGGCGGGCTCGGCTGGTCGGCCGGCATCCTGCTGATCGCCCTGCTGGCCTCGCGCCGCACCCCTCTGCCGCGCGGCTGGGAGGCCGTGCACAGGGTCGTGAGGCCGGCGGTGTCGGCGATCGTCGCGGTGATGCTGGTGGCGGTGGCGGCGGGCTGCGCGGCGGCGGTGTACGCGGCGATCGGTGACGACCATCCCAAGCGGATCTTCGGCGCCGCGCTGCTGGGCGCACCCAACGGCACCTGGCTCGGCATCCCGATCGGCCTGTTCGTTCCGTACGACGGCAACGCGACGGGCGCGCTGACCAAGGTCCTGCCCCACCCGCTCGACGACCTGCTCACCGCGAAGACCGACCAGTCGGTGACGCTGGGGCGGCTCGCGGACCTGGACGGACGCGTGTGGCTGCTGGCGGTAGCGGCGGCCGTACTGATGCTCCTGGCGGGGGTGCTGACCGCGGTACGGACGCCTGTCGCCGTCGGGGGTGCCCCGGCGGGGGCGGGACCCGCGGGCGTACCGGGTCCGGGCGCCCTCGGCTACGCGGGGCGGTGTGCGGTGCGGCTGGGCGTCGTCACCGCGTTGACTCTGCCGTTGCTCGCGTGGCTGACGGAGGTGTCGGTGGACGCCTCGCTGTCGGTGCTGGGCTTCGATGCGTTCGGCGCCGGGATCGAGCTGCAGGGGCACCTCGGCATGGCACTCCTCCTGGGCGCTCTGTGGGGTGCGGGGGCCGGGGCCGTCGGGGCGCTGCTGGCCTGGGCGTCCGGCGCTGCGGGGAGGCGGGCGGCGCCGCTTGCGCTGAGCGGTGCGACAGGGGCGGCGCCGGCCGGGGGCGCCGATCATCCGCAGTACGCGCACGACGCCGGGGCCGGGGCCGGGATGCCTGCCGGCGAGGCGAGCACGCCGGGAGACGCGTCGGGGCCGTACACACCCACTGCGTCGTACCGGGCTCCGAACCCCGCCACCAATCCGTATCTGCAGCTGCCGGACGAGCTGCGGGAACCGGAACCGGAGGACGTACGGCCGCGGTCCGGCGAGAGGCAGGGGCCGGGCGAGCCGCCGGGCGACGCCGGCAACAGCGGCGTGTACGGCGCGCCCACGGTGGCGCGGCCGTTCGGGGGTCCGCTTCCTCGATCGCCGCGCCGTCCGCCCCGGCCTCGGCCCGGCAACCGGTCGCCTTCCTCACCGGACGAGGGGCCGCCCCCGCCTCCGCCGCCGCCTCCCCCGCCGGGAAGGCCCAAGGGCCGCCCGTGA